A region of the Thermoanaerobaculia bacterium genome:
GGTCGTTCCGCTGGTGGGCTCCCTCATCGCGTTCGTCTGGTGCCTCGTTCTGGTCTTTCCGGGCGTGGCGCGGATGCACCGAATGTCGCTGGGAAGGGCGGTCGCCGCCCTCGTGCTGCCCTTCGCGATACTGCTCCTGGTCATGCTCGCGGCGACGTCGCGATAGCGTCCGACTTCGTGGGGGCGCGCTCTGCCGGGCTGGCCGCACATTGCGAGTTCAGCAGCGGCGATCTCCGATCGATGACCGCTGCGACGAGCAGCCAACTTCTCGCGACTCGCGACCGAAGACCCGCGACCCTCCGACCGGATGACCGGATTCATGGACTGCCTCCTTTGCGGCGTCGCGGCGAAGATGGCACCCGTGCGGGAATTTCGAGCGCTCCGTTGGGCTTTGGAGTAAGAAGGGGGTAACTGCATGGAAACCCGAATCGATTACTCGAAAGTCGCGTCCGGAGCCGTCAACGCCATGCTCGGCATCGAGAAATACCTGACTCGGTGCGGGCTCGACCGGAAGCTCCTCAATCTCGTCTATCTCCGGGCATCGCAGATCAACGGCTGCGCCTACTGCCTCGACATGCACTGGAAGGACCTCCGCGCGGAAGGCGAGGACGAGCAGCGGCTCTACGGCCTCGACGCCTGGCGGGAATCGCCCTACTACTCCGATCGCGAGCGCGCCGCTCTCGCGTGGACGGAAGCGGTCACCCGTCTCTCCGACCACGTTCCCGACGCGGTGTTCGAAGAGGCGCGCCGGCACTTCGACGAAAAGGAGCTCGCCGACCTCACGCTCGGCATCGTCGCGATCAACGGGTGGAACCGTCTGAATATCGCCTTCCGTTCGCCGGCCGGGACCTACCAGCCCGGGCAGTGGGCAAAGGAGCAGCCGGTAAAAGCCTAGTCCGCGACGCCGCGCGGACGGCCCCGGGCGCTCCGCCCCGACGGAGCAAGACGACGTCCGGATGAGGAGCGAACGGGGTCCGGGATGCGTCGACAAGGATGAGACGCGAAAGGCGGCCGAGAGCATAGAATCTCTCGCACTGAACCTTTGAGCATCTCGGCCGGTACCAAGCTCGGTTCCTGTCCTTCGCCATGGCTGCGGAGGACGCGTCCTCTTTCACTTCCGGGCGATCGAGGACAAGCTCCGTGACCCTTTCCGCCGGCGAGAAGCTGGGTCCGTACGAAATCCTCTCGCCTCTCGGGGCCGGGGGAATGGGAGAAGTGTACCGGGCCAAAGACCCGCGGCTCGGGCGGGACGTCGCCATCAAGGTGCTCCCCGAGCGCTTCGCCGACGATGCGGAGGCAATGGGACGGTTCGAGCGCGAGGCGCGCGCGGTCGCCGGCCTCTCGCACCCGAACATCCTGGCGCTCCACGACGCGGGACAGCACGAAGGCGTCTCGTTCGCGGTCATGGAGCTCCTCGAAGGCCAGACGCTGCGCGACGAGCTCGAGGAGGGAAGGATCGCGCCGCGGAAGGCCGCCGACTACGCGCGGCAGATCGCCGACGGGCTGGCGGCCGCGCACGAGAAGGGGGTCGTTCACCGGGACCTGAAGCCCGAGAACCTCTTCGTGACGCGCGACGGCCGCGTGAAGATCCTCGACT
Encoded here:
- a CDS encoding carboxymuconolactone decarboxylase family protein, whose protein sequence is METRIDYSKVASGAVNAMLGIEKYLTRCGLDRKLLNLVYLRASQINGCAYCLDMHWKDLRAEGEDEQRLYGLDAWRESPYYSDRERAALAWTEAVTRLSDHVPDAVFEEARRHFDEKELADLTLGIVAINGWNRLNIAFRSPAGTYQPGQWAKEQPVKA
- a CDS encoding serine/threonine-protein kinase, with translation MTLSAGEKLGPYEILSPLGAGGMGEVYRAKDPRLGRDVAIKVLPERFADDAEAMGRFEREARAVAGLSHPNILALHDAGQHEGVSFAVMELLEGQTLRDELEEGRIAPRKAADYARQIADGLAAAHEKGVVHRDLKPENLFVTRDGRVKILDFGLARLTPFTDSSDSHSPTAAVGTEPGAILGTVGYMSPEQVRGKAADARSDIFSLGAVLYEMLTGRRAFGRETAAESMTAILREEPEEIAESGGRISAALDHIVRRCLEKKPEQRFQSARDLAFAISEAGGSSSVSGSAAGR